The Macrobrachium nipponense isolate FS-2020 chromosome 16, ASM1510439v2, whole genome shotgun sequence DNA window aatatccaccacttcctcctacaaggaggggtggggaagtggatgccaacaagagacaaaccataactttatgtttggcctcttgcaaataggaacttgttcttgtttgctggtacgaagagatacgcttgcctctctcttagtacttggtccagaggtctgaccattgatcctgcggtgcacaccccgatcaatcggacagaggcttggatccctccctcgctcttatgaccagggaggcattccaaggttgggcgaacaccagtctgttcacaaaagactcagattcctcccaccaagaagtgagtcttcctattgtaaaaggaccgaaggttttgtatgccgtgtcggaacaaatgacaatttgtccaaaattgcatttttcctaactatacaaacctgaggtccttttacacatagtcccaacctcatgccacccctcactctgcagtttttgcttgggccaaaagcaaaagtgatttgtttacctcccagtcgcgcgcagcgcgcctgtcggacaagcagttaactaccgaaccccttgttcgaaagcttacgacctatccagctgccgctagtaccttcctattgtaaaaggacctcaggtttgtatagttaggaaaaatgcaattttggacaaattgtcattttcctgGTGCCGAAGTAGTCGTCtggttggcgcccagtcctggatgtgagcaggctcaatctttttgtagaaaagatcaagttcaaaatggagacgcctcagtcggtgctggagccttgagacctggcgactggatggtgtctctggacctgcaggacggcGTACCttccacgtccccgtccaccctctttcaaggaagtacctgagattcgtcttagacaacagggtttggcaattcagagccctttgtttcggtctcagcacggcccgatggttttcacaatgataatgaggaatgtagcgaagtggctccattcgtcagggatcaggatatccctctacctcgacgattggctgatcagagcgtcgtcgaggcggaaatgtctgaaggaccttcaattaacgttagccctagcaaagtctctgggtcttttggtcaactccgaaaagtcgcatctgaccccgacacagtccatcgtgtatctggggattcagatggattcagtggcttttcgggcgtttccatccaggaacgtcagcgactgggttagagaaagtcgcagccttcctagagagagaagcttgttcggtgagggagtggatgagtctgctgggcaccatttcctcgctagaaaagtttgtctcgctgggaagactgcacctcaggcctcttcaatttttccttgcggaagaatggaagtcgaaggaggacctgaatgcgatcctaaggatctcaaacaAAGTAAAAGGCCACTTAAGATtttggctcgaccctcagaagttacgagagggcttctccttaaatcttctgagccccgacctagtgttgttctcagacgcttccatttccggttggggagcaacactgtggggggaggaagtgtcaggctcctggagaggggaataggtagcctggcacatcaatgtaaaggaactggcagcgatattcctgtcgctgcagttcttcgaagacaaactgtcaagcaaggtcgTTCAAGTGAACTCAGAcagcaccacagcccttgcatatctaaagaatcagggaggaactcactccagatccctttttctccttgcgaaagaagttctgctatgggcagacgcaaggcgcatcaagatcctgacgagattcgtggcaggggttcagaatgtcagggcggaccttctcagtcgatgAAATCAGattctgccaacagaatggaccttgcccaccggaagtctgtcaacaattatggacattgtggggacgtcctctagtcgacctgtttgctacatcgaggacgaagaggcttcctctgtattgctccctggttctggatccaggggcaattgcagtggacgcgttgctctggaactggacagacctggatctttacgcctttcccccattcaagatcatgggggaggtaatgaggaagttcgcagcttcagaagggacaaggttgactctgattgccccaatgtggccagcaagagagtggttcacagaggtcatgacattccttgtggacttcccaagaacgttgccctggaggaggaagatctactcagacagcctcacttcaaaaggtttcaccaaaaccctctccgctctggctctgactgcgttcaaactatcgaaaagttggccagagcgagaggcttttcaaaggcagctgcgagagcaatcgctaatgctcgaagagcctcttcaagagctgtctaccagtctaagtggtcctccttcagggcatggtgcaaaaaggaaggaatttcctcttccacgacctctgtgaatcagatagcagatttcttactctatctaagaaatgtgacagaaattggcagttcctacaatcaaaggttataggagtatgttgtctgccgtttttcgccacagaggactggacctctccagACAATAAGGATCTTACACGATCTTCTTGAAGggtcgttcgaaaccaccaagattccacaagcaagactgccctcatggaatctcgatgtggttttgaaacatcttatgctaagtgtccctttgagcctctccatgaagcttctctaagggacttgacgagaaaaacgcttttcctagcttctctgtcgacggcgaagagagttagtgaaatccaagcgttcagtagcctagtgggcttcaagggggacaacgctgtctgctcgttgagcccgtctttcttggctaagaacgagaacccgtctaatccttggccgaagagctttgaaatcaaaggaatgtcgagtctcgtgggtcaagaaccagagagagccctgtgccctgtcagggctctcaagttctatgtgaatagaactaaagagataagaggtccctcaggtaatctctggtgctcggtgaagagaccagatttgccgttgtcgaagaatgctgttgctttcttcttgagggacgtcattaaagaggctcattcatcttgccagaagactgatttgagcctctttaaagtgaaagctcacgaagtcagagccgtagctacttctcttgccttccaaaggaatatgtctatcaaagatatacttgatagcaccttttggaggagcaattccgtattcgcctcacattacctccgggatgtgagaacgatttacgagaactgtagttctttggggccttacatttcggcagacacagttttgggggctgaaggtagctctctccctatcccttagcttagttaggttagtttttattgtgtttttggttgatggtgagatcttctgtggaaatctcccattccttagtgttaatgtcaggggtgttttggttagttggtcaggtggtggtcggttgctgtgttactgccatatgtttggcaaCTCTGAtgaaagcataagcaggcttaagtgacagtaatcacagagtctactttgctatcaggtaaggaaccaagaagtaaatcttttacttaatttaagtttcctaaaaatcctattctgtctctacccaccatccgaaggtgggattcagctatatatatatctgacaggtaagtttcatgaacaaaatgttattgttataatacaattaagtttgttcatacttacctggcagatatatataattagagtgcccaccctcctcccctcaggagacaagggtcatgaataaatatgaacagaaaatgggaatggttcctgatatccgcctcccagcggcgggaatgggtactaccacctggccgcccactacgtgtgccgcgagttttgaaattctgtcggacgtcagaaatacagctatatatatatctgccaggtaagtatgaacaaacttaattgtattataacaataacatttttaaataacaaagtaaaaatgaactaaataatgagtaaagtaaaaaaattaagggaataaaactttgcagtttcgtcgtctgctgctcgtaactgtgtttgtggagtgagctcttaggaaccaggaacagcaacatggttcaagtgcaatgtggagtgaattaagaccaaaatgtgtataagaACAATCAagtaagcactgtggagtttcagttgtgatggcagtaaggataaaaccaccgattacaaggtaaaaacgaattcagttcaaaccatgaccccgggaataaaaagtttcatactttcattaatataggtaacaaaatgttgttttattgtgccgaTTACAagtgcaatcttgagtaagatcaataaactttacatatatacgctaacattgttctaatgagtgctgggaaggctgggaaagatggtgtccatccaTGACTAGACCCGTCCAGCCACAcaatcgccgccatattggatttcaaaactgccttgaaaacatattttacgaagagcgttacatgcttattttagttcgtatggggctttcatatatcacattatgctgacaaaacttcaatcttgaatggttgtaattgtattcttgtttcaccaattaaatatcgagtgaataagacccgtccagcatgatgatggtggatcgtccgtgattgtttaccttaGGTAGTATAGGCTGACACCTGCCATTCATCCTAGCATACCTACTATTTATTTCCCCATCCCATGCCACTACATAAGGTCGAGACTAATTTACCTAGCTAGGTACTAGACAGGATCATTTACTTTATTGTAGGCTAAGATGGGCAGAGTCTGCAAGGCCATGACAATTCTGGGAATTTTAAGCATTCACTGCCTACCTACTACGTAAAGGCTCACCCAGTGAAGGTAGGGGAAACAACTGACTGGCAGTCAAGAAAAACAACTGGTAAACTATTGATGAGCATAAGATCAATTAAGAGCCAACTAGCCAGGAAAGGCAAACAACTGGTAGACTTTTGACAAGCGTAAGCAATAACAAGCCACTTTTGAGttaattcttttgtttgaatctaaatgacaaagaaaaagcagtacatatatatatatatatatatatatatatatatatatatatataatatatatatatatgggaataaaataacattattaattttaaattgcaaATAAAGAGTACGCAATTTATTATAGAGTGTCCAATTCAAACAGTTTCACAGTTGCTTTTAAGCATTGGAAAATATCCGTTGCCATGATGTCCGGTAGGCATATTGTCCATAGGtgtaatgtccagtaggcatactGTCCGTAGGCAAAATGTCCGGTAGGCAAACTGTCCTTAGGCAAACTGTCCGGTTACGGTTCTCACAGACTATATAGTAAACATTGGATATACTGTGGCTTTAGTGCACAAAGAATACCACTGTAAAGATGTAATTTTGAAATTGGATTTAATTTGAAATCTTAAAACTTATAGTCTGCATTTCTTGATTGGTTGTTACTTAAATGTAAGTGAGGGGCTTATGTGTTTGCCATTGCATTTACACAGTATACTATATGACTCAGTGGATTAAATAATTGTAGTGTCCATTTGTTAGCTATTGGTTATAGATTAATTGGGTAATTGTAGTGCAGTCCTTGAATCAAGGTTTGTTTTTGatgattttcttaattttcactCAGTTCCAGGGCCCTCAACAATGTCAAAGGTACAAACACTTCGGCGTTTGTTGCACGAATTACGTTATGCACTCCCAGGCCATGAGAAAGTACAGCATTCACCAGCCTTTGCATACATAATGGAGTATTACAGGCGAAATGCTGTTACTGATCAGCAGTATTGTCGTGAACAGGAAGAATTGGCCCATCTAGCACAGACTTGTGCCACCTACCTAGAGTCCAGTAGAAGGTATGTAAACAAAAGATTTCTTATATCTTTACATTGTGTTTTATAGTAGTTAGAAAGATGATTGTTTTTATCTGAAAATGCATTCATAGTTGTAAGAAAATGTGACGTTCGTAACTTTTTATTCAGCACTGTGCTTGTCATTATAGAGCTGTTTGTTCCTACAAGATATACAAActattggtcctttacattaggaattgccTTCAGTGAAGCTGGAAACGGCTGCTAGACTTTTATAGTAAAGTAGTTTGGTAATTGAACTACTGCTCGGCAGGGGAATCTCCACCCTCCCGATGGAGGGGAAATTCCCGTCCTCCCAAGGGAGGGGAAATCCCCACCTTCTTGAGCATATGTATTCACTTTTCCTTCAGCCACTATCGAGTGGTGATGCTTGTTTACACTGCTCTCAGCTTGACTGTTGCTAGCTCTTTTAATTGCTTTCACGTTGAGATCTTTCCTTACTTTTGTGATTAGtgtattgttgtttttggtttgCTGTTGATTTCGGTATATTTCAACCATGCTAACCCATGTTTTTACTGTGCCGGCTTCTAGCCTACCCCTCCCTAGCATGTTTACCTGGGTCTGGGTAGCAAGAAGTGTAATAATTAGAGATACAGTGTTGATATCGATCCTCATATCC harbors:
- the LOC135195653 gene encoding protein FMC1 homolog, coding for MSKVQTLRRLLHELRYALPGHEKVQHSPAFAYIMEYYRRNAVTDQQYCREQEELAHLAQTCATYLESSRRYKEIHAEYHSRGERTVRQTADLVGFKLPHDPQ